From Rhododendron vialii isolate Sample 1 chromosome 10a, ASM3025357v1, the proteins below share one genomic window:
- the LOC131302358 gene encoding peroxidase 17, producing MSLPLLLFLTISAVSAAAQLPLQPGFYSKACPAAETTVWSMIQKAMAREARSGASVMRLQFHDCFVNGCDASLLLDDTPNMLGEKLSLSNINSLRSYEVIDEVKDALEQVCPGIVSCADIIVMAARDAVVLSGGPYWEVKLGREDSLTASQEDSDDIMPSPRANATTLISLFNKFNLSIKDLVALSGSHSIGQGRCFSIVFRLYNQSGTGLPDPTIEPKYREKLDHLCPPGGDEDVTGDLDATPEIFDNQYFKDLVLGRGFLNSDETLFANEETRTYVREFSLNQTKFFKAFVEGMIKMGDLQSGRPGEIRRNCRVVNGRPIDILLED from the exons atgtctctccctctcctcctcttcctcaccATCTCCGCCGTCTCCGCCGCCGCACAGCTGCCGCTCCAACCGGGTTTTTACTCGAAAGCATGCCCGGCCGCAGAGACCACGGTCTGGAGCATGATTCAGAAGGCCATGGCTAGAGAGGCCCGGAGCGGGGCCTCGGTCATGCGATTGCAATTCCATGATTGCTTCGTTAAT GGTTGTGATGCTTCGTTGTTGCTGGACGATACGCCGAACATGCTTGGAGAGAAACTGTCTCTGTCGAATATAAATTCGCTTAGATCATATGAAGTGATTGATGAAGTAAAAGATGCATTGGAGCAAGTCTGTCCTGGAATTGTTTCGTGTGCAGATATTATAGTGATGGCCGCTAGAGATGCCGTTGTGTTG AGTGGAGGGCCCTATTGGGAAGTGAAGTTAGGGAGGGAAGACAGCCTAACAGCAAGCCAAGAAGACTCGGACGACATCATGCCAAGCCCAAGAGCCAATGCCACCACCCTTATATCCCTCTTCAACAAATTCAACCTCTCCATAAAAGACCTTGTTGCCCTTTCTGGGTCCCACTCCATAGGCCAAGGCCGGTGCTTCTCCATCGTCTTCCGGCTCTATAACCAGTCCGGCACCGGCCTACCCGACCCAACCATTGAGCCCAAATACAGAGAAAAGCTGGACCATCTTTGTCCGCCCGGCGGGGACGAAGATGTGACCGGAGATTTGGATGCAACTCCGGAGATATTCGATAATCAGTATTTTAAGGACTTGGTTTTGGGGAGAGGTTTTCTGAATTCTGATGAAACCCTGTTTGCCAATGAGGAAACTAGAACGTATGTGAGAGAGTTCAGTCTGAACCAGACTAAATTTTTCAAGGCATTTGTTGAGGGGATGATTAAGATGGGGGATTTGCAGTCGGGCCGGCCCGGGGAGATCAGGAGGAACTGTAGGGTGGTCAACGGCCGGCCCATTGACATATTGTTGGAGGATTGA